A genomic segment from Candidatus Cloacimonadota bacterium encodes:
- a CDS encoding sensor histidine kinase: VINNLLTNAIKYSHKGSNVFIEIEENKESIILSVKDEGLGIAKDERELLFKPFQKTGTKSTGGEKSMGLGLYIVKRIIDAHNGSIRVKSAVNKGSTFYVELPKNPTGREQ; encoded by the coding sequence AGGTTATCAATAATCTTCTAACAAATGCAATTAAATATTCACATAAGGGATCAAATGTATTTATTGAAATTGAAGAGAATAAAGAGAGTATTATTCTATCAGTTAAGGATGAAGGGTTAGGCATTGCAAAAGATGAACGAGAACTACTTTTCAAACCCTTTCAGAAGACCGGCACAAAAAGCACAGGTGGGGAAAAGAGCATGGGACTTGGTTTGTATATTGTAAAGAGAATTATTGATGCGCATAATGGATCGATTAGAGTGAAAAGTGCTGTAAACAAAGGTTCTACATTTTATGTAGAGCTTCCAAAAAATCCAACAGGGAGAGAACAATGA